GGGATGGACATGTACACTTCTTTATCGACCATGAAACTAATCCGCTATTCTGTTGCATATGTATTTATAATCTCTGGAGTTATGAAATTAGTTAACACTGAACTCAGCAATGGATTTCTAAGCTTAGGTTTACCCTATTCCCACATCCTATTAAAAGTCGTTATCCTACTTGAGATTGTGTGCGGGGTATTACTGTTGATAAATAAGGCGGTTAACCATGCCGTAATCCCCTTAATTGCAATTATGATTGCTGCACTACTTTTAACTAAATTTCCACTCTTGCACACTAGCTTTTTAACATTTGCATTTCAAGCACGGTTAGACATTGTGATGCTTGTCCTGCTGATATTTCTTT
The window above is part of the Bacillus sp. SORGH_AS_0510 genome. Proteins encoded here:
- a CDS encoding DoxX family protein, yielding MYTSLSTMKLIRYSVAYVFIISGVMKLVNTELSNGFLSLGLPYSHILLKVVILLEIVCGVLLLINKAVNHAVIPLIAIMIAALLLTKFPLLHTSFLTFAFQARLDIVMLVLLIFLYKRYPH